In Oncorhynchus tshawytscha isolate Ot180627B linkage group LG28, Otsh_v2.0, whole genome shotgun sequence, a genomic segment contains:
- the LOC112227079 gene encoding plasmalemma vesicle-associated protein isoform X1 — MYKSSYSQAKFGLEARRKIQKPRGKSCGYYMRVVFFFSSLIQSLIIISLVLFLVYGSSPDTAAESRVKDLEKSFNHLSIDNINLRQQGKNLTKLLNATLTDKMRNDKYMMSLRQVANGSGMFIANLKGLVTQCENDKGRCQIQLRMSQCFRAMPPNENQVQQLEQLLKLVSSNFSQTVQFMRMEMENTAMDRDTLTLEAISLRRDKTFLQRQLEGYRKKCKEDFVQSLAGISDVSKAFLLKIDNLLPNVSPFLLTCEKQLHHLDQIRNNCTGLSREVENKFQQYLNKVGSQMSEIEGCSARLQADKDQLKEVYDWCSYNSSAMALEHREKLQKTQEKYDRETERLLVDSRRLQGDKELQETVMKVKEGEIGILKDKMNNLNTSLVNCGSRTRMGNPGMSGPNQSGPWSSRHGMGDPGSTGNGFGRAGSSSRGFESTGMGSNPFGSAGAGGTGTGNKPGSTNQFGNTGMGRTGSSSSSTALGSLGPGKVWAGRTGTGATGELGAMGYAGMGEAGSSATGQGNRGPTEMGLEATGGWGSTGMGNTGMGGEGSSVTGQGKRGSTAGTELGAGTGEWGAPATGNGNTGLGRSGSSASSSSGATRMNGSGMDSSKGLAHINQHLRELQQYSNADSGSEVSG, encoded by the exons ATGTACAAAAGCAGTTACTCCCAGGCCAAGTTTGGCTTGGAGGCCAGGAGGAAGATCCAGAAGCCCAGAGGGAAGAGCTGTGGCTACTACATGAGGgttgtcttcttcttctcctctctgatcCAGTCACTCATCATCATCAGCCTGGTGCTCTTCCTGGTCTACGGGAGCTCCCCAGACACGGCGGCCGAGAGCCGGGTCAAGGACCTGGAGAAGAGCTTCAACCACCTCTCCATTGACAACATCAACCTCCGGCAGCAGGGAAAGAACCTGACGAAGCTCCTGAACGCCACCCTGACTGACAAGATGCGCAACGACAAATATATGATGAGTCTGCGTCAGGTGGCAAACGGGTCTGGCATGTTCATCGCCAATCTCAAAGGACTAGTG ACTCAGTGTGAAAATGATAAGGGAAGATGTCAGATTCAACTTAGAATGAGCCAATGCTTCAGGGCCATGCCCCCAAATG AAAACCAGGTCCAGCAGCTGGAGCAGTTGCTAAAGCTAGTGAGCTCCAACTTCAGTCAGACGGTGCAGTTCatgaggatggagatggagaacACAGCCATGGACCGGGACACCCTGACCCTGGAGGCCATCTCCCTCCGGAGGGACAAGACCTTCCTGCAGAGACAACTGGAGGGCTACAGGAAGAAGTGCAAGGAGGACTTTGTCCAATCCCTGGCCGGCATCTCCGACGTCTCTAAAGCCTTCCTGTTGAAGATCGACAACCTTCTGCCCAATGTCAGCCCCTTCCTGCTCACCTGCGAGAAGCAGCTCCACCACCTGGACCAGATCCGCAACAACTGCACCGGTCTGTCCCGTGAGGTGGAGAACAAGTTCCAGCAATACCTGAACAAGGTGGGCTCTCAGATGTCGGAGATTGAGGGTTGCAGTGCCAGGCTGCAGGCAGATAAAGACCAGCTGAAGGAGGTCTACGACTGGTGCAGTTACAACAGCAGTGCCATGGCCCTGGAGCACCGAGAGAAGCTTCAGAAGACCCAGGAGAAATACGACCGAGAGACGGAGAGGCTGCTGGTGGATAGCAGAAGGCTGCAGGGGGACAAGGAGCTACAGGAGACGGTGATGAAGGTGAAGGAGGGCGAGATCGGCATTCTCAAGGACAAGATGAATAACCTCAACACCTCACTGGTCAACTGTGGCTCCAGG ACCAGAATGGGTAACCCAGGAATGTCCGGACCAAATCAGAGTGGACCCTGGAGTAGCAGGCATGGGATGGGTGACCCTGGCTCAACTGGGAATGGATTTGGCAGGGCAGGGTCAAGCTCAAGAGGGTTTGAGTCCACTGGGATGGGTTCAAATCCATTCGGTAGTGCAGGGGCAGGTGGGACAGGGACAGGTAACAAGCCAGGCTCAACTAACcaatttggtaatacaggaatgGGAAGGACAGGGTCAAGTTCAAGTTCTACTGCATTGGGTTCGTTAGGGCCAGGTAAAGTGTGGGCAGGTCGAACAGGGACAGGTGCGACAGGAGAGTTGGGTGCAATGGGTTACGCAGGGATGGGTGAGGCAGGGTCGAGTGCAACAGGGCAGGGCAACAGGGGGCCAACCGAAATGGGTTTGGAGGCTACAGGTGGGTGGGGTTCCACAGGAATGGGTAACACAGGGATGGGCGGGGAAGGGTCTAGTGTAACAGGGCAAGGTAAAAGGGGGTCAACTGCTGGAACAGAATTGGGTGCTGGAACTGGTGAGTGGGGTGCTCCTGCAACAGGAAACGGCAACACAGGACTGGGTAGGTCCGGGTCAAGTGCTTCGTCATCATCAGGCGCCACAAGGATGAACGGTTCAGGAATGGACAGCTCGAAAGGTTTAG CACATATCAATCAACACTTACGAGAACTGCAGCAGTATTCTAATGCCGACTCCGGCTCAGA AGTCTCTGGGTAA
- the LOC112227079 gene encoding keratin, type I cytoskeletal 9 isoform X2, giving the protein MRNDKYMMSLRQVANGSGMFIANLKGLVTQCENDKGRCQIQLRMSQCFRAMPPNENQVQQLEQLLKLVSSNFSQTVQFMRMEMENTAMDRDTLTLEAISLRRDKTFLQRQLEGYRKKCKEDFVQSLAGISDVSKAFLLKIDNLLPNVSPFLLTCEKQLHHLDQIRNNCTGLSREVENKFQQYLNKVGSQMSEIEGCSARLQADKDQLKEVYDWCSYNSSAMALEHREKLQKTQEKYDRETERLLVDSRRLQGDKELQETVMKVKEGEIGILKDKMNNLNTSLVNCGSRTRMGNPGMSGPNQSGPWSSRHGMGDPGSTGNGFGRAGSSSRGFESTGMGSNPFGSAGAGGTGTGNKPGSTNQFGNTGMGRTGSSSSSTALGSLGPGKVWAGRTGTGATGELGAMGYAGMGEAGSSATGQGNRGPTEMGLEATGGWGSTGMGNTGMGGEGSSVTGQGKRGSTAGTELGAGTGEWGAPATGNGNTGLGRSGSSASSSSGATRMNGSGMDSSKGLAHINQHLRELQQYSNADSGSEVSG; this is encoded by the exons ATGCGCAACGACAAATATATGATGAGTCTGCGTCAGGTGGCAAACGGGTCTGGCATGTTCATCGCCAATCTCAAAGGACTAGTG ACTCAGTGTGAAAATGATAAGGGAAGATGTCAGATTCAACTTAGAATGAGCCAATGCTTCAGGGCCATGCCCCCAAATG AAAACCAGGTCCAGCAGCTGGAGCAGTTGCTAAAGCTAGTGAGCTCCAACTTCAGTCAGACGGTGCAGTTCatgaggatggagatggagaacACAGCCATGGACCGGGACACCCTGACCCTGGAGGCCATCTCCCTCCGGAGGGACAAGACCTTCCTGCAGAGACAACTGGAGGGCTACAGGAAGAAGTGCAAGGAGGACTTTGTCCAATCCCTGGCCGGCATCTCCGACGTCTCTAAAGCCTTCCTGTTGAAGATCGACAACCTTCTGCCCAATGTCAGCCCCTTCCTGCTCACCTGCGAGAAGCAGCTCCACCACCTGGACCAGATCCGCAACAACTGCACCGGTCTGTCCCGTGAGGTGGAGAACAAGTTCCAGCAATACCTGAACAAGGTGGGCTCTCAGATGTCGGAGATTGAGGGTTGCAGTGCCAGGCTGCAGGCAGATAAAGACCAGCTGAAGGAGGTCTACGACTGGTGCAGTTACAACAGCAGTGCCATGGCCCTGGAGCACCGAGAGAAGCTTCAGAAGACCCAGGAGAAATACGACCGAGAGACGGAGAGGCTGCTGGTGGATAGCAGAAGGCTGCAGGGGGACAAGGAGCTACAGGAGACGGTGATGAAGGTGAAGGAGGGCGAGATCGGCATTCTCAAGGACAAGATGAATAACCTCAACACCTCACTGGTCAACTGTGGCTCCAGG ACCAGAATGGGTAACCCAGGAATGTCCGGACCAAATCAGAGTGGACCCTGGAGTAGCAGGCATGGGATGGGTGACCCTGGCTCAACTGGGAATGGATTTGGCAGGGCAGGGTCAAGCTCAAGAGGGTTTGAGTCCACTGGGATGGGTTCAAATCCATTCGGTAGTGCAGGGGCAGGTGGGACAGGGACAGGTAACAAGCCAGGCTCAACTAACcaatttggtaatacaggaatgGGAAGGACAGGGTCAAGTTCAAGTTCTACTGCATTGGGTTCGTTAGGGCCAGGTAAAGTGTGGGCAGGTCGAACAGGGACAGGTGCGACAGGAGAGTTGGGTGCAATGGGTTACGCAGGGATGGGTGAGGCAGGGTCGAGTGCAACAGGGCAGGGCAACAGGGGGCCAACCGAAATGGGTTTGGAGGCTACAGGTGGGTGGGGTTCCACAGGAATGGGTAACACAGGGATGGGCGGGGAAGGGTCTAGTGTAACAGGGCAAGGTAAAAGGGGGTCAACTGCTGGAACAGAATTGGGTGCTGGAACTGGTGAGTGGGGTGCTCCTGCAACAGGAAACGGCAACACAGGACTGGGTAGGTCCGGGTCAAGTGCTTCGTCATCATCAGGCGCCACAAGGATGAACGGTTCAGGAATGGACAGCTCGAAAGGTTTAG CACATATCAATCAACACTTACGAGAACTGCAGCAGTATTCTAATGCCGACTCCGGCTCAGA AGTCTCTGGGTAA